In the Leptotrichia sp. oral taxon 223 genome, CTTTAGATGAAGGGAAATTAGTAAAAATTGATGAAAATAAACTTTATGATGTGACTGTAGTCGGATCTGGGCCTGCAGCTGTTTCTGCAGCAATTTATGCGGCTAGAAAAGGGCTTAATGTGGCGATGGTTGGAGTGAAGATTGGTGGACAGATTCTTGATACAAATGAAATTGAGAATATTATCGGAACTGTTTCTACAACTGGAGCTAAATTTGCTGAAACATTGGAAAAACATTTAAAAGAACATGAAATTGCATTTAAGGAAGGTCATTTAGTAAAAGAGATAAAGGAAGATGGAAAAGATAAGATTTTGGTAACTGATGATGGAAAAAGTTATAAAACAAAAACAGTTATTGTAGCAACTGGAGCAAAACCTAGAAGTTTGAATATTCCTGGAGAAGCTGAATATGTTGGTAAAGGAGTGCATTACTGCTCAACTTGTGACGGGCCTTTCTATAAAGGGCTGGATGTGGCTGTAATTGGTGGGGGAAATTCAGGTGTGGAAGCGGCACTGGATTTGTCTGGAATTGCAAAATCAGTTACATTAATTGAATTTATGCCAGAATTAAAGGCTGATAAGATTTTACAGGAAAAATTGGCTGAACAGTCAAATATAAAAACTATTTTAAATTCTGCAACAGTTAGAGTTAATGGAAAAGAATTTGTAGAAAGTATTGTTTATAAAAGCAGAGAAACTAATGAAGAAAAAACGTTGAATGTGGAAGGTATGTTTGTGGAAATTGGGTTGTCACCAAGAAGCGAAGTTGTAAAAGGCTTGGTTGAAACAAATAAAATTGGAGAAATTGTAATTAATCCTGAAAATAACTTAACTTCTGTGGCTGGAATCTTTGCAGCGGGAGATGTTACTAGCATTAGACAAAAACAAATAATCATCGCAATGGGAGAAGGTGCAAAAGCGGCACTTGGAGCATTTGAGTATTTGATTACAAAATATTAATTTTTAAAATAGGAAAAATGAACTGCATCTAAAATCTTGGACACAAGATAAGAGGTGCGGTTTTTTTATAGAAACATTTAAAAAAGAAGGCTGATGAAATTCCTTATTTTCATAAAAAAATACTCCAATTAATTAAAATTAGAGTATTTATAATTATAAGAAAATCGATATTCTAATTAGCAAGTCCAAATGTAATCATTTTGAAAAACTCTTCGTTTTCGTCACTTATTATCCAGTCTTTACCATTTTTTACATATTTTACGTCCAGCGTTTTTTCTGAATATTTTAAATCTTTGCTATTAAATTTCTCGTTAAAGAACTCTTTTCCAACTTGCATAACTTCTTTTTGTAAATCTTCATTATTTTTTGGCATAGCTTTAGACATTCTTTCAGAGAGCCTAGTTTGAAGTTCACCTATGTATGAAGTTAAATCGGGAGCTTTTATAGTAACATTTATTGTAGCAATGTTTCCTTTTGACTCGACTTTATTGACTTTGTAAGTTATTTTTTTCATTCCTTCACCGTATACTTTGCTAAAATTTTCTAAAATAGCATTAATATTTCCTTCAGCTTTGCCAAATTTTGACATATCTCCTGATTGGATTATTTTCATTTTTTCCTCAAAATCTTTTTGTGCAGGATGAGTTCCACAGCTTACTACAAATAAAAGCATACTTAGTAAAATTAAAATTTTTGCCTTCATAAATTTCTCCTTCGATTTTTTTTACATTATACTATGTTTGTATAATTTTATAGACAGTATTTCATTAGATTTATATTATTTAAGGTTCTTTAAAAGCATTGTTGCAAAAGTAAAGTAAATAACAAGTGTTACAGCGTCTGAAATTGTTGTTATCAGAGGGGTTGCCATAACGGCTGGATCGGCTTTTACAATTTTTGCTCCGAGCGGCAGCAATGCTCCTACCAGTTTTGAAATTATTATTGTAAATACAAGGGTTAATGAAACAATAAGAGCGATTGTCGGATTGGTTTTTTCCAGTGTAATCAATCTTATGAAATTTAAGGCTGACAAGACGATGGAAACCATTATACCAATAAAAAATTCTTTTTTAATAACTTTAAAGGCATCTTTTGGAGAGATTTCACCCAGTGCCAAGGAACGGATTACAACTGTTGATGACTGGGAACCGACATTTCCTCCACTCGACATCAGCATTGGGATAAAAGCTGTCAGAATAATAGATTTAGCCAGCACTTTTTCATACCCCTGAATGATATTTCCAGAAATTGTATCAGAAATCATAAGTACGGCAAGCCACCCAATTCTCTGTTTTGCCATTGTAAAGACATTTGTCTTTAAGTAAGAGTCGTCAGTGGGAGAAGTAATCCCTGCCATTTTATGAAAATCTTCCGTAACTTCCTGATCCACTACATCCATCACGTCATCTATTGTAATTATTCCCAAAATTCTGTTTTCGTGATCAACAACCGGCATAACGATAAAATCGTATTTTTTGAACAGGTCGGCTACAATTTCCTGATCATCATTTGTATTGACGCTTACAAAATTTTTATTCATAACATCTTC is a window encoding:
- a CDS encoding FAD-dependent oxidoreductase, whose product is MDFSLNLGALDEGKLVKIDENKLYDVTVVGSGPAAVSAAIYAARKGLNVAMVGVKIGGQILDTNEIENIIGTVSTTGAKFAETLEKHLKEHEIAFKEGHLVKEIKEDGKDKILVTDDGKSYKTKTVIVATGAKPRSLNIPGEAEYVGKGVHYCSTCDGPFYKGLDVAVIGGGNSGVEAALDLSGIAKSVTLIEFMPELKADKILQEKLAEQSNIKTILNSATVRVNGKEFVESIVYKSRETNEEKTLNVEGMFVEIGLSPRSEVVKGLVETNKIGEIVINPENNLTSVAGIFAAGDVTSIRQKQIIIAMGEGAKAALGAFEYLITKY
- a CDS encoding DUF5105 domain-containing protein, coding for MKAKILILLSMLLFVVSCGTHPAQKDFEEKMKIIQSGDMSKFGKAEGNINAILENFSKVYGEGMKKITYKVNKVESKGNIATINVTIKAPDLTSYIGELQTRLSERMSKAMPKNNEDLQKEVMQVGKEFFNEKFNSKDLKYSEKTLDVKYVKNGKDWIISDENEEFFKMITFGLAN
- the mgtE gene encoding magnesium transporter, translated to MKELIETLLKEKKYFEIKSELNELNAVEVSDILNQFKLPELVIMIFRLLKKDKAADVFPYLDSEHQEMIIHASTDIETREIFDELYFDDIVDIIEEMPSDIVKKILKNTDKKDRHLINQLLKYPDNSAGSIMTTEYVDLQKNMKVSEAIEEIRKTGKDKENIYTCYVTGENGVLEGVLSLKELIAKKDTILIEDVMNKNFVSVNTNDDQEIVADLFKKYDFIVMPVVDHENRILGIITIDDVMDVVDQEVTEDFHKMAGITSPTDDSYLKTNVFTMAKQRIGWLAVLMISDTISGNIIQGYEKVLAKSIILTAFIPMLMSSGGNVGSQSSTVVIRSLALGEISPKDAFKVIKKEFFIGIMVSIVLSALNFIRLITLEKTNPTIALIVSLTLVFTIIISKLVGALLPLGAKIVKADPAVMATPLITTISDAVTLVIYFTFATMLLKNLK